A single region of the Raphanus sativus cultivar WK10039 chromosome 1, ASM80110v3, whole genome shotgun sequence genome encodes:
- the LOC108848309 gene encoding uncharacterized protein LOC108848309 isoform X1, producing the protein MGCFASTPKDTGGNRRKPTSIGEVSVYVPGLRIPRPVEFSQAVGDQLPKTLVERLTALRTRIVVMANQEGPTITRTRRKTQHGGSTLSDLHQALVDYLPVLLELTKDGSHLQFKVHFIWVNQEDEEEETAMSNIWYEVLSVLHLMAMLQMSQANLLLLPRGFSDGHNHPKVSEENRRASIDIFLKAAGYLDCAVKNVLPQFSAEQRRSLPVDLAEGVLRALCLQALGQGVDIQLGMAIDSSKATLAVKRRLSCEMVKYWQQAQDNLMNLPLANGWGEKHRLFVKWKYVEAKAAAYYYHGLILDEGNTEKSHGMAVAALQAADECFKESKKASEAFNASSPTSRTPPLFGTMKYLTEKIPKDTSSKVRINRDLYSYEKIMETAPTLPDFALALKPDEYQLPLVEST; encoded by the exons ATGGGATGCTTTGCATCAACGCCCAAAGACACTGGTGGGAACAGAAGAAAGCCAACAAGCATCGGTGAGGTTTCAGTATACGTACCCGGTTTAAGGATACCGAGACCAGTGGAGTTTTCGCAGGCAGTTGGTGATCAGTTGCCAAAGACTCTAGTGGAACGCTTGACAGCTTTAAGAACGCGTATAGTAGTGATGGCCAATCAAGAAGGTCCTACAATAACAAGAACTAGGAGAAAGACACAACATG GAGGTTCCACGCTCTCAGATCTCCATCAAGCTTTGGTAGACTATCTACCTGTTCTATTGGAACTAACTAAAGATG GTAGCCATCTACAGTTTAAAGTACATTTTATTTGGGTAAATCaggaggatgaagaagag GAAACAGCAATGTCAAACATTTGGTATGAAGTTTTGTCTGTTTTGCATCTAATGGCGATGCTACAAATGTCACAAGCCAATCTACTGCTTCTTCCTAGAGGGTTTAGTGATGGTCACAACCATCCGAAAGTATCAGAAG AAAACAGACGAGCTTCAATTGATATCTTCTTAAAGGCAGCTGGATATCTTGACTGTGCTGTTAAGAATGTTCTCCCTCAGTTTTCTGCTGAGCAAAG GAGAAGTTTACCGGTTGACCTAGCGGAAGGAGTTCTACGGGCTCTTTGCTTGCAAGCACTGGGCCAG GGTGTTGATATCCAACTTGGCATGGCAATTGATAGTTCTAAGGCCACTCTTGCAGTCAAACGAAGACTTTCATGTGAGATGGTTAAATATTGGCAGCAG GCACAAGATAATTTAATGAATCTTCCATTGGCAAATGGTTGGGGAGAGAAGCATAGACTCTTCGTTAAGTGGAAGTATGTTGAAGCTAAG GCTGCGGCTTACTACTATCACGGTTTGATTCTTGATGAAGGGAACACAGAGAAATCACATGGCATGGCAGTTGCTGCTTTACAAGCTGCAGATGAATGTTTCAAAGAAAGTAAGAAAGCATCGGAAGCTTTCAACGCCTCTTCACCTACCTCAAG GACACCACCGCTTTTTGGGACAATGAAGTATCTAACAGAGAAAATCCCCAAAGATACATCGAGTAAAGTCAGGATAAACCGTGATCTATACTCTTATGAAAA AATAATGGAGACGGCACCAACACTTCCTGATTTCGCTTTGGCATTAAAACCAGATGAGTATCAACTTCCTCTAGTTGAATCTACATAA
- the LOC108848309 gene encoding uncharacterized protein LOC108848309 isoform X2 gives MGCFASTPKDTGGNRRKPTSIGEVSVYVPGLRIPRPVEFSQAVGDQLPKTLVERLTALRTRIVVMANQEGPTITRTRRKTQHGSTLSDLHQALVDYLPVLLELTKDGSHLQFKVHFIWVNQEDEEEETAMSNIWYEVLSVLHLMAMLQMSQANLLLLPRGFSDGHNHPKVSEENRRASIDIFLKAAGYLDCAVKNVLPQFSAEQRRSLPVDLAEGVLRALCLQALGQGVDIQLGMAIDSSKATLAVKRRLSCEMVKYWQQAQDNLMNLPLANGWGEKHRLFVKWKYVEAKAAAYYYHGLILDEGNTEKSHGMAVAALQAADECFKESKKASEAFNASSPTSRTPPLFGTMKYLTEKIPKDTSSKVRINRDLYSYEKIMETAPTLPDFALALKPDEYQLPLVEST, from the exons ATGGGATGCTTTGCATCAACGCCCAAAGACACTGGTGGGAACAGAAGAAAGCCAACAAGCATCGGTGAGGTTTCAGTATACGTACCCGGTTTAAGGATACCGAGACCAGTGGAGTTTTCGCAGGCAGTTGGTGATCAGTTGCCAAAGACTCTAGTGGAACGCTTGACAGCTTTAAGAACGCGTATAGTAGTGATGGCCAATCAAGAAGGTCCTACAATAACAAGAACTAGGAGAAAGACACAACATG GTTCCACGCTCTCAGATCTCCATCAAGCTTTGGTAGACTATCTACCTGTTCTATTGGAACTAACTAAAGATG GTAGCCATCTACAGTTTAAAGTACATTTTATTTGGGTAAATCaggaggatgaagaagag GAAACAGCAATGTCAAACATTTGGTATGAAGTTTTGTCTGTTTTGCATCTAATGGCGATGCTACAAATGTCACAAGCCAATCTACTGCTTCTTCCTAGAGGGTTTAGTGATGGTCACAACCATCCGAAAGTATCAGAAG AAAACAGACGAGCTTCAATTGATATCTTCTTAAAGGCAGCTGGATATCTTGACTGTGCTGTTAAGAATGTTCTCCCTCAGTTTTCTGCTGAGCAAAG GAGAAGTTTACCGGTTGACCTAGCGGAAGGAGTTCTACGGGCTCTTTGCTTGCAAGCACTGGGCCAG GGTGTTGATATCCAACTTGGCATGGCAATTGATAGTTCTAAGGCCACTCTTGCAGTCAAACGAAGACTTTCATGTGAGATGGTTAAATATTGGCAGCAG GCACAAGATAATTTAATGAATCTTCCATTGGCAAATGGTTGGGGAGAGAAGCATAGACTCTTCGTTAAGTGGAAGTATGTTGAAGCTAAG GCTGCGGCTTACTACTATCACGGTTTGATTCTTGATGAAGGGAACACAGAGAAATCACATGGCATGGCAGTTGCTGCTTTACAAGCTGCAGATGAATGTTTCAAAGAAAGTAAGAAAGCATCGGAAGCTTTCAACGCCTCTTCACCTACCTCAAG GACACCACCGCTTTTTGGGACAATGAAGTATCTAACAGAGAAAATCCCCAAAGATACATCGAGTAAAGTCAGGATAAACCGTGATCTATACTCTTATGAAAA AATAATGGAGACGGCACCAACACTTCCTGATTTCGCTTTGGCATTAAAACCAGATGAGTATCAACTTCCTCTAGTTGAATCTACATAA
- the LOC108816990 gene encoding receptor-like protein 37 yields the protein MLLPVSSLEESRQFVVNGSHYDIISTALQVPVLYVDLGSNSLRGSFPRWICEFTSLFLLDLSNNHLSGFITSCLMNSSAYLGKINLRNNSFSGFLSDISNSATQLQLLDVSRNHLVGKLPKSLINCHYLEYLNLKGNRFKDTFPSWLSSLVRLRVLFLGSNAFYGPVSSHVGFPSLRVIDISHNGFNGTLPQDYFVNWLEMSSVWRNETKSSEDTIYEGSIYLTYKGELNIYEDSMDMMYKGVDIKFQRIFFAFRAIDFSGNKFTGRIPQSIGMLKALIHVNFSRNAFTGSIPSSLANLTNIEALDLSHNKLSGNIPRDLATLSFVSYLDFSHNFLQGPVPRSTQFQRQNCSSFEDNLGLYGLEEICGPVKVPDPIPEDLERSEQVLSWIAAAIAYGPGVLCGLVFGHIFFTSQRHKWFMKKFGRKYHGGIITVR from the exons ATGCTACTTCCGGTGAG TAGCCTCGAGGAATCACGGCAATTCGTCGTCAATGGAAGTCACTATGATATTATTTCAACTGCATTACAAGTACCAGTTCTCTACGTTGATCTTGGTTCAAATTCACTCCGAGGATCATTTCCCCGCTGGATCTGCGAGTTTACATCATTGTTCTTATTAGATCTGTCAAACAACCATCTCTCTGGTTTCATTACTTCATGTTTGATGAATTCCAGTGCTTACCTAGGCAAGATAAATCTAAGAAACAACAGCTTTAGCGGATTCCTTTCAGATATCTCTAACAGTGCCACTCAGTTACAGTTACTAGACGTTAGCCGTAACCATTTAGTGGGGAAGCTTCCGAAATCTTTGATAAACTGCCATTATTTGGAATATCTGAATCTGAAAGGAAACAGGTTCAAGGACACGTTTCCATCTTGGTTGAGTTCTTTGGTACGGTTACGTGTTCTGTTTCTCGGATCAAACGCATTTTATGGTCCAGTCTCCTCACATGTTGGGTTTCCAAGTCTGCGAGTCATTGACATATCGCATAATGGCTTCAATGGAACATTGCCCCAAGATTATTTTGTGAACTGGCTTGAAATGTCATCAGTGTGGAGAAACGAAACCAAATCTTCTGAGGATACTATATATGAAGGCAGTATATATCTAACATACAAGGGAGAACTAAACATTTATGAGGATTCGATGGATATGATGTATAAAGGTGTAGACATAAAGTTTCAACGGATCTTTTTTGCGTTCAGAGCCATCGATTTTTCTGGAAACAAATTCACAGGACGGATCCCTCAATCAATTGGCATGTTGAAGGCATTGATTCATGTCAACTTTTCAAGAAATGCATTTACAGGCAGTATCCCTTCATCTTTGGCAAATTTAACAAATATCGAGGCACTAGACCTCTCTCACAACAAGCTTTCGGGTAATATTCCTCGTGATCTTGCCACACTCTCCTTCGTGTCATACTTGGACTTCTCCCACAACTTTCTCCAAGGTCCTGTTCCACGAAGCACTCAATTTCAAAGGCAAAATTGTTCTTCATTCGAGGATAATCTTGGACTCTATGGTCTCGAGGAAATCTGTGGACCGGTCAAAGTTCCAGATCCAATACCGGAAGATTTGGAACGATCAGAACAAGTGTTGAGCTGGATAGCTGCTGCAATAGCGTACGGACCTGGTGTGTTATGTGGATTGGTTTTCGGACATATCTTCTTCACTTCACAAAGACACAAATGGTTCATGAAAAAGTTCGGTCGAAAATATCACGGTGGCATCATAACTGTTCGTTGA
- the LOC108815020 gene encoding receptor-like protein 38, with amino-acid sequence MHQSQTHVLLLKPLQVGGTRAVITVPGKVSHARLIPMSLKGEIPSSFGSLSHLMQLDLSHNELRGEIPSSIGNLSRLTVLDLSMNGLIGEVPPSIGNLNQLKVMSFQSNNLSGNIPSSFANLNKLSELSLRDNQFSGGDFSLILPNLTSLSQLYLNNNHLKSTLPYNMSGLHNLVDFDASENSFVGIVPTSLFTIPSLKEVSLKGNQFKGPLEFGNASSEFYFLELCYNNFYGPIPEHKTGLLKLQILDLSHNSFTGSIPGSISKLVSLNDLDLSYNKLEGQVPSFLWGLESFTLSHNSFSSVEEVLQVVVNGSRSGSVSFLAPIFCNFDLGSNSLRGLFPRQICTCTSLYFLDLSNNHFTGSIPSCLMNCTAYVHIINLRNNSLRGFLPDIFTNATSLRSLDVSHNQLAGKLPKSLINCKSMEYLSLKENKFKDTFPSWLSSLGLLRVLFLRSNALYGPISSHLGFPSLRVIDISNNSFNGTLPQDYFVNWREMSTVWVEGLGFMPDHTMGDDNMYTTYIGKVYIYKDSMDMVYKGVVTEFPQIFLGYKAIDFSGNKFTGQIPKSIGFLKDLRHVNFSRNAFTGSIPSSLANITNLEALDLSHNKLSGTIPRDLARLSFLSYVDFSHNFLQGPVPRSTQIQTQNCSSFEDNPGLYGLEEICGEIHVPDPTSGNSQQSEEFSSEESEEVLNWIAAAVAYGPGVFCGLVIGYIFFTSHKHIWFMEKFGGIIKVR; translated from the exons ATGCATCAGTCTCAGACCCACGTGCTCCTTCTAAAGCCCCTTCAAGTTGGTGGAACACGAGCAGTGATCACTGTTCCTGGAAAGGTGTCACATGCAAGGCTAATTCCGATGAG TCTCAAAGGAGAAATTCCTTCTTCATTTGGAAGCCTTTCTCATCTCATGCAGCTTGACCTCTCTCATAATGAGCTGCGAGGTGAAATTCCATCTTCGATAGGAAACTTGTCCCGTCTCACAGTTCTTGATCTTAGTATGAATGGGTTGATAGGTGAAGTTCCGCCTTCAATTGGCAACCTAAACCAGCTTAAAGTTATGAGCTTTCAATCAAACAACTTGAGTGGTAACATTCCTAGTTCCTTTGCCAATTTAAACAAGCTGTCAGAATTATCTCTCAGAGATAACCAATTCTCTGGTGGGGATTTTTCTCTTATACTACCAAATTTAACCAGCTTGTCCCAATTATACCTTAACAATAATCACTTAAAATCCACGCTCCCATATAACATGAGTGGACTCCATAACTTGGTGGACTTTGATGCAAGTGAAAACTCCTTTGTTGGGATTGTCCCTACATCTCTATTTACGATTCCTTCGTTAAAAGAGGTTTCCTTGAAGGGAAACCAATTCAAGGGACCCTTAGAGTTTGGGAATGCATCTTCTGAGTTTTACTTTCTAGAACTTTGTTATAACAACTTCTACGGACCAATCCCTGAACATAAAACTGGACTTCTCAAACTCCAAATTTTAGATCTAAGCCATAACAGTTTCACTGGGTCAATCCCTGGATCTATATCCAAATTAGTCTCTCTCAATGATCTAGATCTCTCCTACAATAAGTTGGAAGGTCAAGTACCTAGTTTCTTGTGGGGGCTAGAATCCTTTACACTTTCTCATAATTCTTTCAGTAGCGTCGAGGAAGTACTGCAAGTTGTCGTCAATGGAAGTCGTTCTGGTTCAGTTTCATTCCTAGCACCAATATTTTGCAACTTCGATCTTGGTTCAAATTCACTGCGAGGACTATTTCCAAGACAAATTTGTACGTGCACATCACTATACTTCTTAGATCTGTCAAACAACCATTTCACTGGTTCCATTCCTTCATGTTTGATGAATTGCACTGCTTATGTTCACATCATAAATCTAAGAAACAACAGCTTGAGAGGGTTCCTTCCAGACATCTTTACCAATGCGACCAGTTTACGATCCCTAGACGTTAGCCATAACCAGTTAGCCGGGAAGCTTCCAAAATCTTTGATCAACTGCAAGTCTATGGAATATCTGAGTCTGAAAGAAAACAAGTTCAAGGACACGTTTCCATCTTGGTTGAGTTCTTTGGGACTGTTACGTGTTCTGTTTCTCAGATCAAATGCATTATATGGTCCAATCTCTTCACATCTTGGGTTTCCTAGTCTGCGAGTCATTGACATATCGAACAATAGCTTCAACGGTACACTGCCACAAGATTATTTTGTGAACTGGCGTGAAATGTCGACGGTGTGGGTAGAGGGACTCGGATTTATGCCTGACCATACTATGGGCGACGACAATATGTATACAACGTATATTGGCAAAGTATACATTTATAAGGATTCGATGGATATGGTGTATAAAGGTGTTGTCACAGAGTTTCCACAGATCTTTCTTGGCTACAAAGCCATTGATTTTTCTGGAAACAAATTCACCGGACAAATCCCTAAATCAATTGGCTTTTTGAAAGATTTGCGCCATGTAAATTTTTCAAGAAATGCATTTACAGGCAGTATCCCATCATCCTTGGCAAATATAACAAATCTCGAAGCACTAGACCTCTCTCACAACAAGCTTTCGGGTACTATTCCTCGTGATCTCGCCAGGCTCTCCTTCTTGTCATACGTGGACTTCTCCCACAACTTTCTCCAAGGGCCAGTTCCAAGAAGCACTCAGATTCAAACCCAAAATTGTTCTTCATTCGAGGACAACCCTGGACTCTATGGTCTCGAGGAAATCTGCGGAGAGATCCATGTTCCGGATCCAACATCGGGGAATTCACAACAATCCGAGGAATTTTCATCCGAAGAGTCAGAAGAAGTGTTGAACTGGATAGCAGCTGCAGTAGCCTACGGACCAGGTGTGTTCTGTGGATTGGTGATTGGTTATATCTTCTTCACTTCACACAAACACATATGGTTCATGGAAAAGTTCGGTGGAATCATCAAAGTTCGTTAA